In one Triplophysa rosa linkage group LG13, Trosa_1v2, whole genome shotgun sequence genomic region, the following are encoded:
- the fam149a gene encoding LOW QUALITY PROTEIN: protein FAM149A (The sequence of the model RefSeq protein was modified relative to this genomic sequence to represent the inferred CDS: substituted 1 base at 1 genomic stop codon), producing the protein MQVTVEHVHPPPRAKHQHDFSDKSYRYCFEQSPQDSEGTLEWKIRPARDNMSPVRQRDDILKKRLLKEPXKGIGSVATPFTRSVIRTPSGGVSITSCGHSSAAGITPMSHLPSRSRSPATGPGLSTEHSSICSWRYDDFERANTQRVCQLFNSVDELLYEGRVSSHSESLQDECEEWNSRTPHLRILGNQLEPPKQEGVEYIRREESSARTSFVPLASCLAKREDHSELYVTGHGLAPGFWCEQSILSLSSPLSERSEEVYEAEGSIEEFLAYDGKEIADEEVNQRTSRALKSGIPPVSPHACIRDAVTDELFDDVWKAVVGLLEELLHKYCEKHLPDDTTQKRTLENSSKEPSSYLPLKGHPILLSRGSSRTTLLSTGGNNIQDSSAFKMNLYGVMTIQAKPLQQRYQGFGERSPYDPDDGPSVLMCVKTQALRGSSILTQKLTSQRRLPRLNSRVRIYHNLTGNGSQPGTKLSTVNESLSSLPVSAIQNHRLPQIHSESPEQEYCAPVSRLLQQRGKIFRGGATSTMNPINNLPPLREPTLLLESLSRPNTTHTFRSDTPMKRSFTPMDFACNMRTSRGPLKGDSTPMGVTGFSMSIISSTASGFLECSTPSRRRLPISSCTDGEGGNMPLLSSIGGQNHRKQLSRFPVHVRKKFQPVMP; encoded by the exons ATGCAGGTGACCGTAGAGCACGTTCATCCACCGCCGAGAGCGAAACATCAACATGATTTCTCGGACAAAAGTTATCGCTATTGTTTCGAACAGTCTCCGCAGGACTCTGAGGGAACACTTGAATGGAAGATAAGACCAGCTCGGGACAATATGAGTCCAGTCCGACAGAGGGATGACATCTTGAA gaaaAGGCTGCTCAAGGAACCCTAAAAAGGCATTGGCTCAGTCGCTACACCATTTACCAGAAGTGTCATCAGGACACCATCCGGTGGCGTCAG CATCACATCATGTGGCCATTCATCAGCTGCTGGCATTACTCCCATGAGTCACCTCCCATCACGCTCCAGAAGCCCAGCCACTGGTCCTGGTCTCTCCACAGAGCACAGCTCCATCTGCTCCTGGAGATatgat GACTTTGAGCGGGCGAACACGCAGCGTGTGTGTCAGCTTTTTAACTCTGTGGATGAGCTCCTTTATGAGGGAAGAGTCAGCAGCCACTCAGAGTCCCTGCAGGACGAGTGTGAGGAGTGGAACAGTCGCACCCCTCATCTCAG AATTTTAGGCAACCAGCTGGAGCCTCCGAAACAGGAGGGGGTTGAGTACATACGCAGGGAAGAAAGCAGTGCCAGAACTTCATTCGTCCCTTTAGCCTCCTGCCTGGCCAAGAGAGAGGATCACAGCGA GCTGTATGTAACAGGCCACGGTCTGGCCCCAGGCTTTTGGTGTGAGCAGTCCATCCTGAGCCTCAGTTCTCCGCTCTCCGAACGTTCAGAGGAGGTGTATGAGGCAGAGGGCAGTATAGAGGAGTTTTTGGCTTATGATGGAAAAGAAAT AGCAGATGAGGAGGTGAATCAGAGAACATCCAGAGCCCTCAAAAGTGGAATCCCCCCGGTGTCCCCTCATGCATGCATCCGTGACGCAGTAACAGATGAGCTGTTTGATGATGTATGGAAGGCAGTGGTGGGTCTACTGGAAGAGCTCTTACACAAGTACTGCGAAAAACATCTCCCAG ACGACACTACTCAGAAGAGAACTTTAGAAAACTCCAGTAAAGAACCTTCCTCTTACCTTCCGCTTAAAGGACATCCCATTCTGTTGTCCAGAGGTTCTAGTAGAACTACACTCCTGTCAACCGGCGGAAATAATATACAG GACTCAAGTGCCTTCAAGATGAATTTATATGGTGTCATGACAATCCAAGCAAAGCCTCTGCAGCAGAGATATCAGGGGTTTGGCGAGAGATCACC ATATGACCCAGATGATGGACCGAGCGTGTTAATGTGTGTGAAGACTCAAGCTCTGAGAGGGTCAAGTATTCTGACACAAAAACTCACATCCCAGCGCAGACTCCCGAGACTCAACAGCAGGGTTCGGATATACCACAATCTGACGGGAAATGGAAGCCAACCGGGAACTAAATT ATCTACTGTGAATGAAAGCTTGTCGTCTCTCCCCGTGAGTGCCATTCAGAACCACAGGCTGCCTCAGATTCACTCCGAGTCTCCCGAGCAAGAATACTGTGCACCTGTTTCAAGACTTCTGCAG CAAAGAGGGAAGATCTTTAGAGGTGGGGCAACCAGTACCATGAATCCAATTAACAACCTCCCGCCATTAAGAGAACCCACCCTGCTGCTGGAGTCTCTGTCCCGGCCCAATACTACCCACACATTCAGA tcAGACACGCCCATGAAAAGATCCTTTACTCCTATGGATTTTGCCTGTAACATGAGGACAAGTCGAGGTCCTCTGAAGG GTGACAGCACACCTATGGGAGTGACAGGCTTCAGTATGAGTATCATTTCTTCCACAGCGAGCGGATTCCTGGAGTGTTCCACACCCAGCAGGAGACGTTTACCCATCTCCTCCTGTACTGATGGGGAAGGAGGAAACATGCCTCTGCTCAGCTCTATAG GTGGCCAGAATCATCGGAAACAACTGAGCCGCTTTCCTGTGCATGTGAGAAAGAAATTTCAGCCTGTCATGCCATAA
- the LOC130564112 gene encoding cytochrome P450 4V2, producing the protein MGIFFGLYVLGVFFTTVLILLLASTTFHPFKRYLEKWNEMRPIPGMAGAYPIIGNALQFKTNAGDFFNQIIQGTNENRHLPLAKVWVGPVPFLVLYHAENIEVVLSNSRHIDKSYPYRFLHPWLGTGLLTSTGEKWRNRRKMLTPTFHFSILSDFLEVMNEQTDILIQKMEDHGGGEPFNCFSYVTLCALDIICETAMGKKIYAQSNADSEYVQSVYKMSDIITKRQRAPWLWPDWIYSMLEEGKEQSRRLRILHYFTASVIKERAKLMTSDCDSDSDQRPRKRQAFLDMLLKTTDQNGKNLSQEDIQEEVDTFMFEGHDTTAASINWALHLIGSHPEVQKGVQAELQEVFGSSERHVGVEDLRKLRYLECVIKESLRIFPAVPLFARSLCETCHINGFKVPEGVNAVIIPYALHRDPRYFPEPEEFRPERFLPENSKGRHPYAYIPFSAGPRNCIGQRFALMEEKVVLATILRHFEVESCQSREELRPLGELVLRPEKGIWIKLQKRTK; encoded by the exons ATGGGCATCTTTTTTGGATTATATGTTCTGGGCGTTTTTTTTACAACCGTTCTGATACTTCTTCTGGCATCCACTACATTTCATCCATTTAAACGTTACCTGGAAAAATGGAACGAAATGAGGCCGATTCCGGGAATGGCGGGTGCTTATCCAATTATTGGCAACGCACTGCAGTTTAAAACCAATGCTGGCG ATTTTTTCAACCAGATTATTCAGGGCACAAATGAAAACAGACACCTTCCTCTAGCAAAAGTTTGGGTGGGTCCAGTCCCCTTTCTGGTCCTATATCATGCAGAGAATATTGAG GTGGTTCTCAGTAATTCTAGGCACATTGACAAGTCATATCCATACAGGTTTCTGCACCCTTGGCTTGGCACAGGCCTGCTTACCAG CACAGGTGAGAAGTGGCGTAATCGGCGTAAAATGCTGACCCCAACCTTCCATTTCTCCATTCTCTCTGACTTTCTGGAAGTGATGAATGAACAAACTGATATTTTAATACAGAAGATGGAGGATCATGGAGGTGGAGAGCCGTTTAACTGCTTCAGCTACGTAACATTATGTGCTCTGGACATCATATGTG AAACTGCAATGGGAAAGAAGATCTATGCACAGAGCAATGCTGACTCTGAGTATGTTCAAAGTGTCTATAA AATGAGCGACATCATCACCAAGAGACAGAGAGCACCATGGCTGTGGCCAGACTGGATCTACAGTATGCTAGAAGAAGGCAAAGAACAGTCTAGAAGATTGAGGATTCTTCACTACTTTACTGCAAGC GTTATCAAGGAGAGAGCAAAGTTAATGACGTCTGACTGTGACAGTGATTCTGACCAGCGGCCGAGGAAGAGACAAGCCTTTCTGGACATGCTGTTAAAAACTACTGATCAGAATGGAAAGAATCTGAGTCAAGAGGATATTCAGGAGGAAGTGGACACCTTTATGTTTGAG GGTCATGACACAACAGCAGCATCAATAAACTGGGCCTTACATCTGATTGGCTCTCATCCTGAGGTCCAGAAGGGGGTGCAGGCAGAACTACAGGAAGTGTTTG GTTCATCAGAGCGACACGTCGGAGTGGAGGACCTGAGGAAGCTGCGCTACCTGGAGTGCGTCATCAAAGAGAGTCTGCGGATCTTCCCCGCCGTGCCTCTGTTTGCACGCAGCCTCTGTGAGACCTGTCACATCA ATGGGTTCAAAGTCCCAGAAGGAGTGAATGCTGTTATAATACCATATGCTCTTCACCGGGACCCGCGTTACTTTCCAGAACCTGAGGAATTCAGACCGGAAAGATTCCTGCCAGAGAACAGCAAAGGGAGACATCCATATGCGTACATCCCTTTTTCTGCAGGGCCAAGAAACTGCATTG GTCAGCGCTTCGCCCTGATGGAGGAGAAGGTAGTTCTTGCTACGATCTTACGTCATTTTGAGGTAGAGTCATGTCAGAGCCGTGAGGAACTAAGGCCGCTGGGGGAGCTCGTTCTGCGTCCCGAGAAGGGGATTTGGATCAAACTGCAAAAACGAACCAAGTGA